The Lysobacter enzymogenes genome window below encodes:
- a CDS encoding MFS transporter, translated as MSVSASPAEPASGRHDRFWILGAICLAGLVLPLSFTAPPVAIPAIAAELGGSPVALNWMTNAFMLAFGSCLMAAGTLADTYGRKRVFATGIVAFALVSLLLALAPSLAALNGLRVLQGVAAALALAGGNAALSQEFHGPARIRAFSLLGTAFGLGLAFGPSLAGWLVQTQGWRSVFLSSLAIAVLATLFGVPRMRESRDPDAGGLDWRGSLSSTAMLASLTIGVLEAPERGWGDPWVLGALIGSALLLVWFVRIETRAARPMLDLSLLRYPRFVGAQLLPIGTGLCYLALIVLLPVRLIGIHGLGTLDAGLMMIALSAPMLVVPMVAAVLNHRVAASTLCAAGLLLAAAGLAWLGWAAGRGEVAGLIAPMLLIGTGSAIPWGLMDGLAISVVPKERAGMAAGVFGASRVSGEGIALAVVAAALAGLLQWRLGHAGAAAGEALNQAAQRLATGDAARAQALLPQFAPAALRAAYDGAFAWLMYALAGATAVVAWVVYALLGPAAEPAPADAAGAALCEDAAG; from the coding sequence ATGTCCGTTTCCGCCTCTCCGGCCGAGCCCGCCTCCGGCCGCCACGACCGTTTCTGGATCCTCGGCGCCATCTGCCTGGCCGGGCTGGTGCTGCCGCTGAGCTTCACCGCGCCGCCGGTGGCGATCCCGGCCATCGCCGCCGAGCTCGGCGGCAGCCCGGTGGCGCTGAACTGGATGACCAACGCCTTCATGCTCGCCTTCGGCAGCTGTTTGATGGCCGCCGGCACGCTCGCCGACACCTACGGCCGCAAGCGCGTGTTCGCCACCGGCATCGTCGCGTTCGCGCTGGTCTCGCTGCTGCTGGCGCTGGCGCCGAGCCTGGCCGCGCTGAACGGCCTGCGCGTGCTGCAAGGCGTCGCCGCGGCGCTGGCGCTGGCCGGCGGCAATGCCGCGCTGTCGCAGGAATTCCACGGCCCGGCGCGGATCCGCGCCTTCAGCCTGCTCGGCACCGCATTCGGCCTCGGCCTCGCGTTCGGGCCGAGCCTGGCCGGCTGGCTGGTGCAGACCCAGGGCTGGCGTTCGGTGTTCCTGTCGAGCCTGGCGATCGCGGTGCTGGCGACCTTGTTCGGGGTGCCGCGCATGCGCGAATCGCGCGATCCCGATGCCGGCGGCCTGGACTGGCGCGGCAGCCTGAGTTCGACCGCGATGCTGGCTTCGCTGACCATCGGCGTGCTCGAAGCGCCAGAGCGCGGCTGGGGCGATCCGTGGGTGCTCGGCGCGCTGATCGGTTCGGCGTTGCTGCTGGTCTGGTTCGTGCGCATCGAAACGCGCGCGGCGCGGCCGATGCTGGACCTGAGCCTGCTGCGCTATCCGCGCTTCGTCGGCGCGCAGTTGCTGCCGATCGGCACCGGGCTGTGTTACCTGGCCCTGATCGTGCTGCTGCCGGTGCGGCTGATCGGCATCCACGGGCTCGGCACGCTCGACGCCGGGCTGATGATGATCGCGCTGTCGGCGCCGATGCTGGTGGTGCCGATGGTGGCGGCGGTGCTGAACCACCGCGTCGCCGCCTCGACCCTGTGCGCGGCCGGCCTGTTGCTGGCCGCGGCCGGCCTGGCGTGGCTGGGCTGGGCCGCCGGGCGCGGCGAGGTCGCCGGGCTGATCGCGCCGATGCTGTTGATCGGCACCGGCTCGGCGATTCCGTGGGGCCTGATGGACGGTCTGGCGATCAGCGTAGTGCCGAAGGAACGCGCCGGCATGGCCGCCGGCGTGTTCGGCGCCAGCCGCGTGTCCGGCGAAGGCATCGCCCTGGCGGTGGTCGCCGCGGCCCTGGCCGGCCTGTTGCAGTGGCGGCTCGGCCACGCCGGCGCCGCCGCCGGCGAGGCCCTGAACCAGGCCGCGCAACGGCTGGCCACCGGCGACGCCGCGCGCGCGCAGGCGCTGCTGCCGCAGTTCGCGCCGGCGGCGTTGCGCGCGGCGTACGACGGCGCGTTCGCGTGGCTGATGTATGCGCTGGCCGGCGCGACCGCGGTGGTGGCGTGGGTGGTGTATGCGCTGCTCGGGCCCGCAGCGGAGCCGGCGCCGGCCGACGCGGCGGGCGCGGCCTTGTGCGAGGACGCGGCGGGCTGA
- a CDS encoding PA0069 family radical SAM protein: MDSARKTQISMQPAAIKGRGAASYVEGRFAVRTAHGEDDGWGSVYEDAELASRPDTVVSEETARSIISRNDSPDIAFGQSINPYRGCEHGCVYCFARPSHAYLELSPGLDFETRLFAKTNAAERLQNELARPGYRCAPIALGINTDSYQPIERRYRITRGVIDVLDACSHPFSLITKNASIVRDVDVLASMAQRGLVSVYFSVTTLDNQLSARMEPRASAPHSRLKAMRTLAQAGVPVGVMVAPVIPMINDGEIERILDAAHEAGARAAGYVLLRLPHELKQVWRDWLQLHYPDRAAHVMSLIQQMSGGKDYDSRFGHRMRGEGPFAQLIEQRFRKSWRRLGFDRLPALDTSRFVAPRKPTPQMELF, translated from the coding sequence ATGGATTCGGCGCGCAAAACCCAGATCTCGATGCAGCCGGCGGCGATCAAGGGCCGCGGCGCGGCCAGCTATGTCGAAGGCCGCTTCGCCGTGCGCACCGCCCATGGCGAGGACGACGGCTGGGGCTCGGTCTACGAGGACGCCGAGCTCGCCTCGCGCCCGGACACCGTGGTCAGCGAGGAAACCGCGCGCAGCATCATCAGCCGCAACGATTCGCCCGACATCGCCTTCGGCCAGTCGATCAATCCCTATCGGGGCTGCGAGCACGGCTGCGTCTACTGCTTCGCGCGTCCGTCCCACGCCTACCTGGAACTGTCGCCGGGGCTGGATTTCGAAACCCGCTTGTTCGCCAAGACCAACGCCGCCGAGCGCCTGCAGAACGAGCTGGCGCGCCCGGGCTACCGCTGCGCGCCGATCGCGCTGGGCATCAACACCGATTCCTACCAGCCGATCGAGCGCCGCTACCGCATCACCCGCGGGGTCATCGACGTGCTCGACGCGTGTTCGCACCCTTTCAGCCTGATCACCAAGAACGCCTCGATCGTGCGCGACGTCGACGTGCTGGCGTCGATGGCGCAGCGCGGGCTGGTGTCGGTGTACTTCTCGGTGACCACGCTCGACAACCAGCTGTCCGCGCGGATGGAGCCGCGCGCCTCGGCGCCGCATTCGCGGCTCAAGGCGATGCGCACGCTGGCCCAGGCCGGGGTGCCGGTCGGGGTCATGGTGGCGCCGGTGATTCCGATGATCAACGACGGCGAGATCGAGCGCATCCTCGACGCCGCGCACGAGGCCGGCGCGCGCGCGGCCGGTTACGTGCTGCTGCGGCTGCCGCACGAGCTCAAGCAGGTCTGGCGCGACTGGCTGCAACTGCACTACCCCGACCGCGCCGCGCACGTGATGAGCCTGATCCAGCAGATGAGCGGCGGCAAGGATTACGACAGCCGTTTCGGCCATCGCATGCGCGGCGAAGGGCCGTTCGCGCAGCTGATCGAGCAGCGCTTCCGCAAGAGCTGGCGACGGCTGGGCTTCGACCGCTTGCCGGCGCTGGATACGAGCCGGTTCGTCGCGCCGCGCAAGCCGACGCCGCAGATGGAGCTGTTCTGA